AAGTGGATTTGTGGTAGATATTAAGTATTTAGCTTACATTCTCTTACTACTCTAATTTGTGTTACAAACATCTGGAGTAGACCTGTAAACAGTTTCAAATTAATGTTATTTCTCAGTACAACTAAGAAAAGCTGAAGGGCAAGCACCACCTCCTTTTTTCCTCTACAATCTCAGGGTGGCTGGGACAAAAGCTTTACATATGCTTTAATCTGTCACTATCTAAATGAGAAACATGATAATGCTTTCAAAACATGATAATCCATTATGAAGACTTTCTTCAAACAGACAAAACCAATACATACAGAGGATAACAGACACAGATAAAGCAAATAAgtcaaaatattagaaaatgcaaatatctATAACTAAAAATAAGTTCCATATTGTTAAGttcatatcttcctttccaaagagTAAATagagtaaaaatatataaacatgatACAATAATAATGAATTTTCACACTAATCCTACCTGCGTCCATACAATTTCTATAAAGAAATTGTAAAATTCTGACAGTTTAAAAATAGAGGAGTAGTAAAGCTATTTATTCAGACTATTCTATCTTAATGGCTAACAAAGATGACATTTTTGCTTTACTTACTcatgcaaaatttttaaagaaataaagtctTACCTGATAACTGTTATTATGAATTAGAGTAGAGTAACACAGAGGTTTATAGAAGAAAATACTAGCAACTTATAATCAATATTAACACCTTCATTTATGACACTCAAGTGGTAGCAGTGGTTATATAAAGAGTAAAAATAAACCATGACAGAAAACTAAGGAGGCTCTAATTAACACATATTTCAGTACCTTGACAATATACTATCAAATAATTCAAGATATAGAAAGCAAAgtattcattttaataaaataatcctttttatatttttgaagctTATTCATGTGCACAATTTCTTATATTCACTTATAGATATTAATTCCTGCATTGTTCCTAAGCTGCTGTATTTTACAGACAAATACAGACAtttgcaacatttttaaaatggacaATTGTTTCTGTAGTATTCTAAATACAATCTTTTACGGTTATAAATATGGGTAACCCAAAGTCTTTGCCCCTTAATCCATcacaagtcatttttcttttttgtaagtttAATATCAGCAGAATGTAAACatgattttgttaaaaaaaaaatttaaaggcaaaAGAGGAGAGAAGCAACAGATAAGACCACTCACTATCTTAATCCCTAAATATCCACCAAACAAGGTTCAAAAGTGTGAAGTGGGAACTAATCACAGGTCTACTACTGAGATGGTAGAGAACCAATCACGTGAGgcttcactgctgccttccaaggttgGCCTGAACAGAAGCTAGAACCAGGCCCTAAACACAGGCATTCCAATGTAGGAAGTGAGGATTTTTATCTGAGTTACATTCAGCACACaggatttttaaacaaatttcccTGATAGTTTCACATTAGTTAAATTCACATCACAAAAGCCATAATGACTCGTTAATATCCCAGAACTAAAATTATCTTGCAGACAAGTACTCAATGGGTAATCAATGgttaatgcatgtgtgtgtacttaTACTCTCCATAGTGGATCAGGATGCTACTAGAGCAAGCACTCCTTTTACAAAAATTGTTCCttcctgccgccgccgccgctgaaCCGCGCGGAGGCGAGGCCCGAGTGCGTTCAAGATTCGGCTTCACTCGTAACCCACCGCCATGGCCGAGGAAGGCATTGCTGCTGGAGGTGTAATGGACGTGAACACTGCTCTGCAAGAGGTGCTCAAGACCGCCCTCATCCACGACGGCCTCGCGTGTGGCATCCGTGAAGCCGCCAAAGCCTTAGACAAGCGCCAAGCCCACCTCTGTGTGCTAGCATCCAACTGTGATGAGCCCATGTATGTCAAGTTGGTAGAGGCCCTGTGTGCCGAACACCAGATCAACCTCATTAAGGTTGATGACAACGAGAAACTTGGGGAATGGGTAGGCCTCTATAAAATTGACCGAGAGGGGAAACCCCGTAAAGTGGTTGGCTACAGTTGCGTAGCCGTTAAGGACTATGGCAAAGAATCTCAAGCCAAAGATGTCATTGAAGAATACTTCAAGTgcaagaaattaataaataaatgtttggctttaaaaaaaaattgttcctaATGATCAAACACTGATATTTTGGGTCTCCTATTCAATAATTCACATATCAACATTTATTTGTGGCAGAAGGGAcctcaaaagttcatagaaaactgaaatgaaagaaaatcagaattttCTTTGAACTTATTGGACTTTCCTAAATTAACAAAGATTCTATCAAGTTTCATAGCATTGCTACTTTCTAGATCATTTTAACCTCTGCACAACTTGCAAAGTTAAAATCACATAGTGTAAGAaccaaatgttttatttctgattcTGATTTACTTAATTTCAACAAGAAATTCAGCAATGTATTATCCTAGAAACATGAATACTATTTTATTCTGAATGGAAATGTCTAGTCCACATACTTTCTTTGTATGAAACATTCATTTAAGTTGACTAAGCTAGGTCCCCTGATTCAAACATGAAATACTTGATTTTCCTATTCTCAGGCTCAAATTTTTTGATACATTGTATCAAGgatctcaaatgaataaacaatgagtacttaaaaaaatgcttctaatgttttaaaattatttctcctGAACTAGAAAATAATCCTTTAAACACAAGCCtgtttcactctttttttaacTGATTGACAATTTTGTGGGAGGCTGCTGTCTGCCAAGCTATTTGCTTCGACACTGCAGACTACCAACTACATTATTTACATAAGGAATTGACCACCATCAAATTTTAAGTTATTGTCTTCAGGAAAAATGCTATTTCATCACAATTTTGTTAGGTACCATATTTTCAGCATATATGAACACACATATAAGTATTCAATTAAACACAATGCATCTTTCTATATTACTGTTGAAGTTATGATTAAGGAATGCATTTACTGCTCAGTGTACCACATTTTAGAAATCGTAGATTTCCAGTACATATCAATTATAATTAGTACATTGCTAGAATACTTAAACCCTAAGTAATTAAAAGACAAAGTTGCAAAGATTCACTAATTTGATAACTAGCACTGTGGTTTGCTtttgaaaaacaggaaaacaaatttgAGGTTAAAATAAATCACCTCAACTAACAAACTCTTTTGTTTCAGCCAATGGAAATCAGCTATGCTCAGAAATAATACTAAGAACATGTCATAGAAATCTTCAGATTTTATAAATATCCCTAAATCCTGGGCAAGCATTAGTATTAGTTCAGTGACTTTTTTTGCACAGCTACCAAATAACTTAGGAGTATCAACAAACAGAGTTTTAATTTCAACTATAGGTAAGCAGCGGCAAGAAGAACAAAAGGCAGAAATCCAACAATGCACACTATCACTATGTCCTCTTTTGATTGTAAGTGAGCCTTAACTGTTTGAAaatacaagctttttttttttctttttggtaaatgGTTCCTAAATGCAAAGTTGAAGCCATTGACAGTGAGTACATTCAGGACTACACACTGATGACAGAGCTCTGAAAAACAGCAGttgagaagcagaaacaaaggaGGCAACCTGAagataaactggaaaaaaatggaattttaaacatGACTGGGACACTGAGTATTCTTCCACCCTGTCCCAATCCtgtcccaaacacacacacacacaccccaaacctgacggtaaaaaaaaaaagaggtatggCACTCTGTTATGCTCCAAAATGTACAGTGAATGAAGGGAAATTGAAAATGAGACAATGAAAGTTTCTGAGCTCACAAAACATTCGCTACAGAGGAAGAATTTAGATAAGCATACTTAagcagtttttgaaaaaaaaaggcaatcaaAAATTAAGATATCAGCTTTTGCACTAAGAGAATGAAGATGAGTGCAGTGAAATTCAGTAAATATCACCAGTTGGCAGGGTACAGAGGGGATCTGTTTATAACTGAAGGGGCAAGGtttcaatatacagaaaagaggatcACATATTCTAGGAGAAAAAACAGTAGATAAATACTGGTTTCCACTTTATGTAATGGTTCAGGAAAACTCAAGTGATTCATGGTTTGACAATAGGGCATTGAACAGTCTAAAATTTGGTAAAGAGACAGAGACTCCAGGTAGTAGCTACAAGCTGGCCAATCATACCTCTCCTGAAGCAGAGGTGATTAGGGTCAAAGCTGAAGCTATTGTTTCTAGTATCTCTGAAAACTCTTGAACAATAACCTGAGACTAGCAAGTCTCTTTTGAACGTTTTCCAGTATCTGTAAAGCTGCAAATTGTGacatttaaaaacacattgtAAAATCTATTTTGTGGGTTTTGATTAGTggttgcatttaaaattttaatttttacatctaAGGCTCAGTGATTTCTTACctgtaaataaaattttgttcattCTATAATAAAATTGTATTAGAATTCAGTCACATACATTTGTTTACAAATgatctgttgttgtttttaaactacATTAAAGATAAATGGTTCAGAAAGCCCAAAATAATTGGCTCTTTGGTTCTTCATGGCAAAAGTCTGCCAACTCCTGATCTatacacatcattttttttttaaagatttatttatttttattgggaaggtggatatacacagaggaggagagacagagaggaagatcttctgtccgatgattcactccccaagtgagcgcaacagccggtgctgcgcctatccgaagccaggaacctggaacctcccccaagcctcccacatgggtgcaggaacccaaggctctgggctgtcctcaactgctttcccaagccacaagcagggagctggatgggaagtggagctgccaggattagaaccggcgcccatatgggatcccggggcattcagggcgaggacttcagtagCTATGGCCACGCCTCGGGCCCAAATACACATCATATTTTATTAAGCATAAATAAGATGCCATTTACCCTGTAAGTGCAGTTAACTACGTTCTACAGTTTAGATAACTGAAAATGGTTTATCTAATGAAGACAAAGCTTGTTTGTAGCAACTCGAAGAAAATTTAGTGAAAAGGataaaagattttaagaaaatcCAGTTTTAAGCTTTGTAGTTTGATACCATTTCATCATTGTTCAATTACAAAATTACTACAAGGTAgaactagaaaatgaaaatgtgcttTCCAGAAAATGTCCTATTTAAATAACAATTTACTACTTAACATGGACGGTAGATGGCAGAAATCAAATGGTTCTTTTGTTGACATGTATATAccacaattaaaaatatatattgttgcagtaatatatttaaaaacatactaATTATGAAGAAAATATACATGAAGAAACTGATTCCAAAAAATTACTTTCTTCATTAGATAAATTCAGTTAAAAGGTCAATAATCTCCATTTCCTAGAGAGCGGGTAAGAATTGGGTAGACTTTGGACCTAATTTTAACAACATTCATTTTGCTCTCTTAACCATGTTAATAAGGTGAATGGATACTGGTTTCTCTACCATAAAGTGAACTAAACCTTGAAAAAACAATTAATATTTACTTAGGATTTTCAGCACTTTTTTTGTACTATAATTTATAGTGAGtttaaaacagaattttcaaaAGAAGGTCCTACATAATCCTGAGaatactaatttttcttttttggtatttatttatttttatgggaaaggcagatttacagaaggaggagagatggagaaagaaagatcttccatttgctggtttactccccaagaagctgcaaaacacggagctgagcagatctgaagccaggaaccaggagccaactGCTTCCTTCAGGtcgactttgggccatcctcaattacttttccaggccaaaagctgggagatggaagggaagcggagctgctgggatacaaactggggtgcccatatgggattcctgcacaagcaaggcaagaacataagctactaggctattgtgctgggcccaaggataTTAACTTCTTAGGAGGAAGGGAAGTGATtctctctctcacaaacacaaatttttaattggaaattcagatatacagagaggaggacagaaatatcttttgtctgctcattcactccctaagtgaccacaacggctggagctgagcttattagaagccaggagtttcttctgggtctcccacgtagttgcagggtcccaaggctttgggtcatccctgactgctttcccaggccacaagcagggagctggatgggaagcagggccagtaggacacgaaccagcacccacaagggatcctggagtgatcaaggcaaggacctgaATCACTAGGCTAATGCACCGGGCCCCAGttaaccatattttttttttaaagatttattcattttattacagccagatatacacagaggaggagagacagagaggaagatctctgtccgatgattcactccccaagtgagctgcaacgggctggtgcacaccgatccgaaaccgggaaccaggaacctcttccaggtctcccacacaggtgcagggtcccaaagctttgggccgtcctcaactgcctttccaggccacaagcagggagctggatgggaagtggagctgccgggattagacccggcgcccatatggaatcccggggctttcaaggcgaggactttagctgctaggccacgccgccaggccctccagtTAACCGTATTTTAAAATCcactttatttatattatattcataatatattcaTAAGATATTCATCATATTAATATCTATTATCAGGCCTTTTTAAAGGATGGCTTCATTTACTTTTTTAGAGTAAGAGGGAATTTAGTACCTTAAAGattatttctttctgatt
This portion of the Ochotona princeps isolate mOchPri1 chromosome 23, mOchPri1.hap1, whole genome shotgun sequence genome encodes:
- the LOC105941735 gene encoding small ribosomal subunit protein eS12-like; the protein is MAEEGIAAGGVMDVNTALQEVLKTALIHDGLACGIREAAKALDKRQAHLCVLASNCDEPMYVKLVEALCAEHQINLIKVDDNEKLGEWVGLYKIDREGKPRKVVGYSCVAVKDYGKESQAKDVIEEYFKCKKLINKCLALKKNCS